The following proteins are co-located in the Castanea sativa cultivar Marrone di Chiusa Pesio chromosome 8, ASM4071231v1 genome:
- the LOC142606783 gene encoding mitochondrial intermembrane space import and assembly protein 40 homolog, with amino-acid sequence MGQVQSEAAAGAAAVDREGEQLSPAVTPQSDSHAAAAAATSSINLDSLIAEAAAYGNDENESLEAKAQKALECPCIADLRNGQCGFQFSEAFLCFLKSTAEEKGSDCVHPFVALQKCIKAYPDAFSKDILEEDEVKKEEKPTEEYKIRPPLWAKKKSKA; translated from the exons ATGGGTCAAGTGCAGAGCGAGGCGGCGGCGGGAGCGGCAGCAGTAGATAGAGAAGGAGAGCAGTTATCCCCTGCAGTAACGCCACAATCGGATTCTCacgctgctgctgctgctgctactTCCTCCATAAACTTGGACTCCCTTATTGCTG AAGCTGCTGCATATGGCAATGATGAGAATGAG TCTCTTGAGGCAAAGGCTCAGAAAGCTTTAGAATGCCCTTGCATAGCTGACTTACGAAATGGTCAATGCGGATTTCAATTTTCAGAGGCATTCCTTTGCTTCCTCAAGAGTACGGCTGAGGAAAAG GGCTCAGACTGTGTGCACCCATTCGTGGCTTTGCAGAAATGTATTAAAGCTTACCCCGATGCCTTCTCCAAGGACATTCTAGAAGAGGATGAAGTCAAGAAAGAGGAAAAGCCAACGGAAGAGTACAAAATCAGGCCTCCTCTATGGGCCAAGAAGAAGTCCAAAGCCTGA
- the LOC142605714 gene encoding uncharacterized protein LOC142605714, with protein sequence MALATAAATATASTCSCSSQLLPRPKFSTLPFPIPFANRSRYRRLSISFAAAAAAKKDSDDIQSQNNNKKKKQVEVEVEEEEEVEEELPWLQEKALDVVEFTGSVTQAIPGPRVGTSSLPWILALPLAYAGLTFVIAFVKTVKKLSSPREKRRKLVNKNALLCKSIDQQLHSLTPDALKALEKKTGFGMDQILRKYIRYALNEKPFNPDLVAHLIHLRKASMLDDSQVASILNDISARIVRDKGPVVMDMSGYSEKGFKRKLAVQALFGKVFYLSELPEFCSRDSSLVVKEIFGVTDDDADKLRMHTLSEAGDMDSLEQMVDGSDSEGSIEESPSAP encoded by the exons ATGGCTTTGGCTACTGCTGCTGCTACTGCTACTGCTTCTACTTGTAGTTGTTCTTCTCAATTGCTTCCCCGCCCTAAGTTTTCAACGTTGCCTTTTCCAATTCCATTTGCTAATCGAAGTCGTTATCGTCGTTTGTCAATTTCctttgctgctgctgctgcggcGAAGAAAGATTCCGATGATATCCAGTCccaaaacaacaacaagaagaagaaacaagtagaagtagaagtagaagaggaagaggaagtggAAGAGGAGCTGCCTTGGCTTCAAGAGAAGGCCCTGGATGTGGTCGAGTTCACTGGGTCCGTGACTCAGGCCATTCCCGGTCCCAGAGTCGGCACCAGCTCTTTGCCTTGGATTCTCGCTCTCCCTTTAGCCTATGCGGGTCTCACCTTCGTCATCGCCTTCGTTAAGACTGTCAAAAAGTTGTCTTCTCCCAGAGAAAAGCGCAGGAAATTGGTCAATAAAAACGCTCTCCTCTGCAAATCCATAGATCAACAACTGCACTCTTTAACGCCTGATGCCCTCAAGGCACTCGAGAAAAAGACAGGTTTTGGGATGGACCAAATATTGCGAAAGTACATTCGCTATGCTTTGAATGAGAAACCCTTCAACCCTGACTTGGTTGCTCATTTGATTCACCTCCGCAAAGCTTCTATGTTGGATGATTCCCAGGTTGCTTCCATTTTAAATGACATTTCTGCGAGGATTGTGCGCGATAAGG GCCCAGTTGTCATGGATATGTCAGGTTATTCTGAAAAGGGTTTCAAAAGAAAACTAGCTGTTCAGGCCCTTTTTGGAAAGGTTTTCTATCTGTCTGAG CTGCCGGAGTTCTGTTCAAGAGATAGCTCCTTGGTTGTCAAGGAAATTTTTGGGGTTACAGA TGATGATGCAGACAAACTTAGGATGCACACTCTCTCTGAAGCTGGGGATATGGATTCGCTTGAGCAGATGGTTGATGGTTCAGATTCAGAAGGTTCTATTGAGGAATCACCTTCTGCTCCTTGA
- the LOC142607159 gene encoding G-patch domain-containing protein C1486.03 encodes MGDEVSSSSSSNNCSAVAIDSSNIGFQLLKKHGWKEGTGLGASQQGRLEPVQTYLKNNKRGLGADKVKKTTKKPHHTAASNEKNDQDHLPSKKCKTLSKRIRKMQELEKQLQEKEFERAFYREFWPDNV; translated from the exons ATGGGAGATGAGGTGTCgtcttcctcttcttcaaaTAATTGTTCAGCCGTAGCCATAGACTCCTCAAACATTGGTTTTCAG cTTTTGAAAAAGCACGGTTGGAAAGAAGGTACCGGTCTTGGTGCTTCCCAGCag GGTAGGTTGGAGCCTGTACAAACATATTTGAAGAATAATAAACGAGGCCTTGGAGCAGATAAAGTAAAGAAGACTACCAAGAAGCCTCATCACACTGCTGCATCTAATGAGAAAAATGATCAG GATCATTTGCCTTCCAAGAAATGCAAGACACTATCAAAAAGGATAAGGAAGATGCAGGAGTTGGAAAAACAATTGCAAGAGAAGGAATTTGAGCGGGCTTTTTATAGGGAGTTTTGGCCAGATAACGTTTGA